The Verrucomicrobiota bacterium sequence GAATGCATGCGACCGGCGTTGGCGCAGGAGCTTCCCGCTGCCTGGTTAGAGCGGGCTGCAGCGGTGGCTGTCTTCGGTGCTGACGAGACCATTCGTGAGTTCGCCAGGCGGATTCAACCCTGGCAGCGCTTTCTTCCGCATGGGAACAAGGTGAGTTTTGGATGGATTCGCGGCCGGTACGATGAAGAGTTGTTGGCGGCGCTCACCCGGGACGTCGTTGCGTTTGATCAATTGGGCTGCCTGTCCCCGCAGTTCTACCTCGTGTCCGGTGACGCCCGAAATTTCGCGCGGGATCTGGCTGCGATTTTCAGCCGGGAGGAACCTGATTGGCCCCCGCTCCGGCTTACTACTCAGGAGGCCGCCCGGCTGCGCGAGTTCCGGGATATGCACCAACTGAGGGCCGCCTGCAGAGACGGCACGGCCGTCTGGGGCAGCGCCGAAGGGCTGGCCTGGACGGTGATTTTCGATCCACGCCCTGAGTTTGCGTGGACGCCGCTCCTGCGAACGGTCGTCGTTAAAGCGGAAACGGAAGGCGTGCTGGAGCGGTTGCGGCGGATCGCCCCTTTCCTGAGTACCATCGCCGTTCATCCGTACACCGAGGAAGGGCTCACGCTTGCGGTGCGCCTCGGCGCACAGCGGGTTTGCCGGGCGGGCGCCATGCAAAACCCGGATTGGCTCTGGCACCATGACGGCTGGCCGAGCCTCGGGGCCTTTCTCCGTTACGTGGATGTGGAGAACTGAGGGTGCGGTCACACGGCGGCCACGGCGATCTGGCGGGCACCACGTAAGAGTTCACACGGCGAACACGGCGGGCCACGGCGAACACGGCGGGAAGAGGGAGAAGGGGAAAGGGTTCGGAGTTCGGAGTTCGGGGTTCGGGGTTCGGAGCGGCAGCATGGGTGCCGGCCATCCGTGTCAAGTTCGGGATTTCTGGATCCGTTTCTGCGTTCGTCTGCGTGTTCTGCGGATGATTCCGTCTTCCCGCCGCGTTCCGCCGAAAGATTGGATCCAGTCATAGGACGTCTCCGAGCTCCGAACCCCGAACTCCAAACTCCGAACTCTTTCCTCTTCCCGCCGTGGTCGCCGTGGCCCGCCGTGTTCGCCGTGTGAACTCAGTCGTTGTGCCCGCCAGATCGCCGTGTGACCGTGTGAACTCTTACGTGGTGCCCGCCGTGTGACCGAGCCCTTTTTCGCTTGTGGCCTTCGTGGCATCTGGTTACGTGCCCGGATGTTCCGTCATTGTTTCCGGATTACTTTTCAGAACGAACAAGCGGCATATTACCAGTTCCATGTGTTTCCACCGGTGGTGCACCTGCCGTGGGTAAGCGGATGGGCCCGGAAACGCGACACGAACACGCAGCTGGTCCTGGTGGAATTAGCCGAGGAAGGTGACCGCGATCGTTTCCTGGAAATGTGCTGCGAAAACCCGCACGTGCTTAAAATCGAGGAAATCAGCGAAGACGAATTTACGTACGCCCCATCGCACGACATTTAGCCCGGCCGTTTCTGTCATGAACCTCAGGAAAGATCCACCCGCCATTACCGTACTGACGCGCACCTTGAAGGTGACCAACCCCAGCGGTCTGCATGCCAGACCCACGAGCGCGATCGTGCGGTGTGCGATGCGCTTCAGGAGTGAGATTACGATTGAAGCGAACGGCCGGCGTTGCTCTGCGGTAAGCATCATGGACATCATGACCGCTGATATCCGGTCCGGAACGGACATCGTGGTGACGGCGGCGGGCCCGGATGCCGAAAAAGCGTTGCAGGCCTTGGAGATCTGCCTCGGAGAACTCGAGGCGAAAGGTCTGTAGTGCCGCCGAATCCGGCCGGCTGCCCCCAGCGGCCTGAACCCTGGGTTCGCCCCGGTTTTTTTTAGCTCTTTCGGGTTACGGCCTTACCCGCAGTTGGCGAGAGTGGTGCGAAATTACTCACGTGTGAGCCATAGCAGCCTATTCAAGACACGAACGCGCTCTATGCCGGACGTTTAACATTTTGTCGCGACTCAAAACTGATCCCAGCCGGAGGCAACATTAGGATGCGGAAGGTTCAAGATACGGCCGGTAAAGCTGCCGCCTTGTGCGCCCACCTTAACCAATTCTCCGTTCCTGCGGCCGTTTTAAACCAGGACCGGCGGCACTTTCAGAGCTGGAACCAAAGCTTTTTGGACCTGGTCGAGCTTGCGCACGACGAAATCATGACGGCGCAGGTCGACTCGATCTTCTCGTTCTTCCCGGCCTGGAATGAGCCGGCATCGGGAATGCGCATCGTCGCAGCCGTGATTCGAAATCCCTCCTCGGCCCGGAAGCCGCGGACGATCGTCGGTATGGAGCACCCGGCGGTCCAAGGCCGGACGTCGCTCCTGCTGGCGCACGACCTTTGGTTGAGGGGCGCCGCGTTTGAAGCGGGTAAACAGAAAGGGGAGCACGAGACGAGCCAGCAATTGAAGCAGCGGCTGGACGCGGCCATCCAAGGTAACCTGCGAAAGCTTACCCCGATGCTGACGCACTTACTGGAGTCCGCACCCGCGGCGAGCCGCCAACGGAGCGAAATCCAGAAGATGGTGACCATCCTGCAGAAAATGCAGGATTTCGTCCGAAGTGATTTTGACGCATTGTTCTTGGCCGGCAGTGCAGAGGAGATCAAGGGCGGCAATGCTCTGGAGGAGGAGCCGGGAGGCCGGTAAACCCGGAGGTCGCGCACGGACCCGGGTCGGAAAGGGTTTGACGGTCAACTCCGGAGAGATTGAGAGTGCAGGAATGACGTCTGCCGTGGAACCGAAGCCAGACATTCTTAATCTCATCGGCAACACGCCGATGGTCCGGGTCTCGCGGCTGGACACCGGGTCCTGCGAACTCTTTGTCAAACTCGAGAACCAAAATCCGACCGGCTCAATCAAAGACCGCATGGCGCTCGCCATGGTCGAGGCCGCGGAGCGGGACGGGAAGATTCGACCGGGCGGCACCCTGGTGGAGGCTACGGCGGGCAACACGGGCTTGGCCCTGGCGTTGGTGGCTGCCGCCAAAGGTTACCGCCTGGTGCTGGTGATCCCCGACAAGATGTCACAGGAAAAAGTGCTGCACCTGCGTGCGCTGGGCGCCAGGACGGTCATCACCCGCTCGGACGTAATTAAAGGGCATCCGGAATATTACCAGGACCTGGCCGCCCGGATCGCGCGCGAAACGCCCGGAGCATTCTTTGTCAACCAGTTCGCCAACCCGGCTAATCCCCTCGCCCACGAGCAGACAACCGGTCCGGAGATCTGGCGTCAGATGGGCCAGCGACTCGATGCGGTGGTGGTCGGCGTCGGTTCAAGCGGCACTCTGACGGGCCTGAGCCGTTTCTTTGCGAGGGTCGCTCCGAAGTGCGAGATCATTCTGGCGGACCCGGAAGGTTCAGTGCTGGCGGGCTACGTCCACGAGCATCACGTCGGGCGGGCCGGTTCCTGGATGGTTGAAGGTATCGGCGAGGATTTCGTGCCGGAGATCGCTGATCTTTCGCGAGTAATCAAGGCCTACAGCATCCCGGATGCGGAAAGCTTCCAGGCCGCACGCGACATGCTTAGACTTGAAGGCATCTTTGCCGGTTCGTCCTCGGGAACCCTGTTTGCCGCCGCCCTCCGGTACTGCCGGGAACAACCCACCGCCAGGCGCGTGGTCACCTTTGCGTGCGACAGCGGCAACAAATATCTCTCCAAGATGTACAGCGATATCTGGATGGCAGACCAGGGCTTCCTGCCGCGGACTCGCTTCGGGGATTTGCGTGACCTGATCTCGCGCCGCTACCAGGACGGGACCGTGGTCGCCGTCGGGCCCTCCGATACGCTGCTCACCGCGTTCAACCGAATGCGAATTGCGGACGTCTCACAGCTGCCCGTACTCGACCAGAATGGATTGGTCGGCATCATTGATGAATCGGATCTCCTCGTCCGGGTCCAGGACGGCGGAGGCTCGTTCCAGGACCCGGTCGGCATTGCGATGGCCAGCCGGGTGGAAACGCTGCAGGCGGACGAACCGATCGCGGCCGTCCGAAAGATCCTTGACGAAGGCAAGGTGGCCATCGTGATGGCCGGCCGGGAATTCGTCGGCCTCATCACCCGCATTGACCTGCTGAACTTCCTGCGCAGACACGTTTGATGATGCGTAAACCCGACGCTTTTGGTTTTGCAACGCGCGCCATCCATGCCGGTCAGGAACCTGACCCGGCCACCGGCGCCATCATGACCCCGATTTACCAGACCTCCACGTACGTCCAGCAAAGTCCGGGAGTTCACAAAGGGTACGATTATGCCCGCAGCATCAACCCTACCCGGCTTGCCTATGAACGGTGCGTTGCGGACCTGGAAAATGGGACCAGGGCGTTTGCGTTCGCGTCCGGCCTGGCGGCCATGGCAACCGTCCTGGAACTGCTGAACTCCGGCGCCCACGTCGTTGCGAGTGACGACCTGTACGGCGGAACGTTTCGCCTGTTCGAACGCGTCCGCCGGC is a genomic window containing:
- a CDS encoding HPr family phosphocarrier protein — protein: MTRTLKVTNPSGLHARPTSAIVRCAMRFRSEITIEANGRRCSAVSIMDIMTADIRSGTDIVVTAAGPDAEKALQALEICLGELEAKGL
- a CDS encoding pyridoxal-phosphate dependent enzyme; amino-acid sequence: MTSAVEPKPDILNLIGNTPMVRVSRLDTGSCELFVKLENQNPTGSIKDRMALAMVEAAERDGKIRPGGTLVEATAGNTGLALALVAAAKGYRLVLVIPDKMSQEKVLHLRALGARTVITRSDVIKGHPEYYQDLAARIARETPGAFFVNQFANPANPLAHEQTTGPEIWRQMGQRLDAVVVGVGSSGTLTGLSRFFARVAPKCEIILADPEGSVLAGYVHEHHVGRAGSWMVEGIGEDFVPEIADLSRVIKAYSIPDAESFQAARDMLRLEGIFAGSSSGTLFAAALRYCREQPTARRVVTFACDSGNKYLSKMYSDIWMADQGFLPRTRFGDLRDLISRRYQDGTVVAVGPSDTLLTAFNRMRIADVSQLPVLDQNGLVGIIDESDLLVRVQDGGGSFQDPVGIAMASRVETLQADEPIAAVRKILDEGKVAIVMAGREFVGLITRIDLLNFLRRHV